A single region of the Triplophysa dalaica isolate WHDGS20190420 chromosome 15, ASM1584641v1, whole genome shotgun sequence genome encodes:
- the fam149b1 gene encoding protein FAM149B1 isoform X2, with the protein MISRYSRRPVSHSLEIRGLSRSCLDHHPLPEETDDDTVHPPRHLHDLQEDSSSYSRSECQTVTTDDTTQSWSGIHSYTGTGISTERSSVFSWGYDEFDKAASRQVQHMFEEIDDLLYERKCETQLKGLQDECQEWASRFPHLRILGTQLVCPTDEGFQWYATPAHMPMSSSAGQCTEKTANELCVQGRRAVLCRPSVEVTHPSTASNSDHGDELPRVIEAEGLIEEYLAFDCRDLDEEWEREYVNRRQRHFLPPVSPYRCRREAVLDLLFDDVWRKLIGWMEELVRRHWEGFMSDDEKNAVALSPACPDSQNPFLLLSTASTVLPPLFQTRTQQLSSSLQAQTSRVPVGAAVTHHNLDDLIMIHGIPLQQRNMGTLDRISQDSEEKLSHRPGSSIIPANKPRPRRALEQSTSSLTRPPQSARRRNPPPRTLMPLTSSVTQPITTGSMEEVVRGTRLTTASDRLTSPPMPLSRNTLLPPIGSGDPEHPHSGQHSRLIQKQRGSSSRAHSALTDEAVSLQPRDKLHLLDVFSRPNTTHSFRSDTPYRRSFTGIDTIGQGRPGRASVGIDSLGIGVTGISLGISSSSFIDSYSHHPLGHFPVEHEEETEAKAPLPARSHNRGGTTARSSRPGL; encoded by the exons ATGATTTCACGATACAGCCGTCGGCCTGTATCTCACAGCCTGGAGAT CCGTGGCTTGTCCCGCAGCTGTTTGGACCATCATCCTCTTCCAGAGGAGACAGACGATGATACTGTTCATCCTCCTAGGCACCTGCATGATCTACAGGAGGATTCGTCTTCATACAGCAG ATCAGAATGTCAGACTGTCACCACAGACGACACCACTCAATCCTGGTCCGGTATCCATAGTTACACAGGAACTGGCATCTCCACAGAGCGCAGCTCCGTCTTCTCCTGGGGCTATGAT GAATTTGATAAGGCTGCTTCTAGACAGGTCCAGCATATGTTTGAGGAGATCGACGATCTGTTGTACGAGAGAAAATGTGAAACTCAACTCAAAGGTCTGCAGGATGAATGTCAAGAGTGGGCTTCTCGATTCCCTCATCTACG GATCCTTGGGACGCAGCTGGTATGTCCTACAGATGAAGGATTCCAGTGGTACGCCACACCGGCACACATGCCCATGTCCTCTAGTGCCGGACAGTGCACGGAGAAGACGGCCAATGA ATTGTGTGTGCAGGGTCGAAGGGCTGTTTTATGTAGGCCGTCTGTGGAGGTGACCCACCCTAGTACCGCATCTAACAGTGACCATGGAGATGAGTTGCCCAGGGTGATCGAGGCAGAGGGCTTGATAGAAGAATATCTCGCATTTGACTGCAGGGACCT GGATGAGGAGTGGGAAAGAGAGTATGTGAACAGAAGGCAGAGACACTTCCTTCCCCCTGTCTCGCCCTATCGGTGTCGTCGGGAGGCAGTGCTCGATCTTCTTTTTGATGATGTGTGGCGTAAGCTGATTGGCTGGATGGAAGAGCTCGTTCGCAGGCATTGGGAAGGTTTCATGTCAG ACGATGAGAAGAATGCTGTAGCCCTCAGCCCTGCATGTCCTGACTCTCAGAATCCTTTTCTGCTGCTGTCCACCGCCTCAACGGTGCTTCCTCCACTTTTCCAGACCAGAACACAACAGCTTTCATCCAGCCTGCAGGCCCAG ACCAGTCGAGTGCCTGTAGGGGCAGCTGTTACCCATCACAATCTCGATGACCTCATCATGATACATGGCATTCCACTGCAGCAAAGGAACATGGGCACTCTGGACCGCATATCTCA GGACTCTGAGGAGAAATTGTCTCATCGTCCTGGCTCTAGCATCATTCCGGCCAATAAACCCCGTCCCCGCCGTGCCCTGGAACAGAGCACTTCCTCCCTGACCCGTCCCCCTCAGTCAGCACGACGACGGAACCCACCCCCTCGCACCCTGATGCCACTGACATCCAGCGTAACACAACCCATTACAACCGGTTCTATGGAAGAAGTTGTTAGAGGAACAAGact GACGACTGCCAGCGATCGTTTGACTTCACCTCCCATGCCTCTCAGCAGAAATACGCTCTTGCCTCCCATTGGCTCTGGAGACCCAGAGCACCCGCACTCCGGACAACACTCTCGGCTCATACAG AAACAGAGAGGCTCTTCTAGTCGAGCTCATAGTGCATTAACCGATGAAGCTGTTAGTCTGCAGCCCCGAGACAAACTGCACCTGCTGGATGTGTTTTCCAGACCCAACACTACACACTCTTTCAGG TCGGATACCCCTTATCGACGTTCATTCACTGGAATAGACACCATTGGGCAGGGTCGACCTGGCAGAGCATCTGTTGGCATAG attCTCTTGGAATTGGTGTGACTGGGATCAGTTTGGGCATCAGCAGCTCCTCCTTCATAGACTCATATTCCCATCATCCTCTAGGTCACTTCCCAGTCGAGCATGAGGAGGAGACAGAGGCAAAAGCTCCACTTCCAG CACGTTCCCATAACAGAGGTGGTACAACGGCACGAAGTAGCAGACCAGggctttaa
- the fam149b1 gene encoding protein FAM149B1 isoform X1: MISRYSRRPVSHSLEIRGLSRSCLDHHPLPEETDDDTVHPPRHLHDLQEDSSSYSRSECQTVTTDDTTQSWSGIHSYTGTGISTERSSVFSWGYDEFDKAASRQVQHMFEEIDDLLYERKCETQLKGLQDECQEWASRFPHLRILGTQLVCPTDEGFQWYATPAHMPMSSSAGQCTEKTANELCVQGRRAVLCRPSVEVTHPSTASNSDHGDELPRVIEAEGLIEEYLAFDCRDLDEEWEREYVNRRQRHFLPPVSPYRCRREAVLDLLFDDVWRKLIGWMEELVRRHWEGFMSDDEKNAVALSPACPDSQNPFLLLSTASTVLPPLFQTRTQQLSSSLQAQSSKSWGSKHKARRKSKKQRKSSTTSRVPVGAAVTHHNLDDLIMIHGIPLQQRNMGTLDRISQDSEEKLSHRPGSSIIPANKPRPRRALEQSTSSLTRPPQSARRRNPPPRTLMPLTSSVTQPITTGSMEEVVRGTRLTTASDRLTSPPMPLSRNTLLPPIGSGDPEHPHSGQHSRLIQKQRGSSSRAHSALTDEAVSLQPRDKLHLLDVFSRPNTTHSFRSDTPYRRSFTGIDTIGQGRPGRASVGIDSLGIGVTGISLGISSSSFIDSYSHHPLGHFPVEHEEETEAKAPLPARSHNRGGTTARSSRPGL; this comes from the exons ATGATTTCACGATACAGCCGTCGGCCTGTATCTCACAGCCTGGAGAT CCGTGGCTTGTCCCGCAGCTGTTTGGACCATCATCCTCTTCCAGAGGAGACAGACGATGATACTGTTCATCCTCCTAGGCACCTGCATGATCTACAGGAGGATTCGTCTTCATACAGCAG ATCAGAATGTCAGACTGTCACCACAGACGACACCACTCAATCCTGGTCCGGTATCCATAGTTACACAGGAACTGGCATCTCCACAGAGCGCAGCTCCGTCTTCTCCTGGGGCTATGAT GAATTTGATAAGGCTGCTTCTAGACAGGTCCAGCATATGTTTGAGGAGATCGACGATCTGTTGTACGAGAGAAAATGTGAAACTCAACTCAAAGGTCTGCAGGATGAATGTCAAGAGTGGGCTTCTCGATTCCCTCATCTACG GATCCTTGGGACGCAGCTGGTATGTCCTACAGATGAAGGATTCCAGTGGTACGCCACACCGGCACACATGCCCATGTCCTCTAGTGCCGGACAGTGCACGGAGAAGACGGCCAATGA ATTGTGTGTGCAGGGTCGAAGGGCTGTTTTATGTAGGCCGTCTGTGGAGGTGACCCACCCTAGTACCGCATCTAACAGTGACCATGGAGATGAGTTGCCCAGGGTGATCGAGGCAGAGGGCTTGATAGAAGAATATCTCGCATTTGACTGCAGGGACCT GGATGAGGAGTGGGAAAGAGAGTATGTGAACAGAAGGCAGAGACACTTCCTTCCCCCTGTCTCGCCCTATCGGTGTCGTCGGGAGGCAGTGCTCGATCTTCTTTTTGATGATGTGTGGCGTAAGCTGATTGGCTGGATGGAAGAGCTCGTTCGCAGGCATTGGGAAGGTTTCATGTCAG ACGATGAGAAGAATGCTGTAGCCCTCAGCCCTGCATGTCCTGACTCTCAGAATCCTTTTCTGCTGCTGTCCACCGCCTCAACGGTGCTTCCTCCACTTTTCCAGACCAGAACACAACAGCTTTCATCCAGCCTGCAGGCCCAG AGCTCAAAGTCATGGGGTTCAAAGCACAAGGCAAGAAGGAAATCCAAAAAGCAGAGAAAGTCATCTACT ACCAGTCGAGTGCCTGTAGGGGCAGCTGTTACCCATCACAATCTCGATGACCTCATCATGATACATGGCATTCCACTGCAGCAAAGGAACATGGGCACTCTGGACCGCATATCTCA GGACTCTGAGGAGAAATTGTCTCATCGTCCTGGCTCTAGCATCATTCCGGCCAATAAACCCCGTCCCCGCCGTGCCCTGGAACAGAGCACTTCCTCCCTGACCCGTCCCCCTCAGTCAGCACGACGACGGAACCCACCCCCTCGCACCCTGATGCCACTGACATCCAGCGTAACACAACCCATTACAACCGGTTCTATGGAAGAAGTTGTTAGAGGAACAAGact GACGACTGCCAGCGATCGTTTGACTTCACCTCCCATGCCTCTCAGCAGAAATACGCTCTTGCCTCCCATTGGCTCTGGAGACCCAGAGCACCCGCACTCCGGACAACACTCTCGGCTCATACAG AAACAGAGAGGCTCTTCTAGTCGAGCTCATAGTGCATTAACCGATGAAGCTGTTAGTCTGCAGCCCCGAGACAAACTGCACCTGCTGGATGTGTTTTCCAGACCCAACACTACACACTCTTTCAGG TCGGATACCCCTTATCGACGTTCATTCACTGGAATAGACACCATTGGGCAGGGTCGACCTGGCAGAGCATCTGTTGGCATAG attCTCTTGGAATTGGTGTGACTGGGATCAGTTTGGGCATCAGCAGCTCCTCCTTCATAGACTCATATTCCCATCATCCTCTAGGTCACTTCCCAGTCGAGCATGAGGAGGAGACAGAGGCAAAAGCTCCACTTCCAG CACGTTCCCATAACAGAGGTGGTACAACGGCACGAAGTAGCAGACCAGggctttaa